The DNA window TTTTTCTCATCTTCATCTTTCTTAGGCTTAGGCCtacctttaataataaacttatccatCTTAGTAACTTAAGTTAGTCCAATTAGAGATTCATGTCAATAAAGCTAGTTCAAAGTTAGATGGattgtaaatggaaaatgtaaattagttaggCCAACACTAACTATAGTTAGGTGATGTTTAGTTAAGCTTAGGGAAAACAATTATGAAAGCAGAGCAGATAGGCTAGTAGTAGGTATTACAAAGCATAAATAGGACTAGGTCGTTACCTAGCTATAGGCCcctaatcatatttacaaaacaaatgatttgTTATGAACTTAAAGCAGGCAAAGCTAGCTCTCAAAAGTGTCATCTACACTCTAAAAATAATAGTCCCAAGAAGAAAAAATAGCATATGCAAAAAAGAGATCTACGTTTCTTAAGTTATATGCACTATAAAATAATGGTCCAAGGGGAAAAGATTGGCCAAGCACTACTAACAGTTATGacatgaacacaataaaaataatgggctagtccgagaagaaaaaatattgctacatttttTGTAGCCTATACCTTGGCCACAGTCTACACAATTTTCACTACATACTTTACTATTCTAGGTCCACGGATTAAAATGCACGataaagaaaacttgaaatctTACGTATCTTGGAAAAAACGTACTTAACTAAAGCCAACTCACACGGCTATGAAAATCTTATCATCCATTAAACTGATCAACTTATCTCAACTGAATAACTTCActagaagaaataagaaaatagaaaccAAAAATTCAAGAGAAGAAGAACACTAAACACTATTACTAACAGCATAGACTAAATATCCCTGGTGTTGTTTGTTATCATAGACTAACTATGCCAACCGTCAATTTCTATCTTAGCatagagtattaaaaacaacaacaatctgaatacatattgtaatattatatcgaTTGGAATGTGTTGAATGGGAAATCAATCAGGTTACCTGAAAGCGGAATTCTCAGTGTTCGTTGTTTtccctaattaatttaaagttaccaccaATTTACCACCGGGGCATAAAATTACCACCTGAAATACCACCGAGACCTTAAAATTACTCCAACAAAATGTGGTAATTACCACCCGATTGGCAACGCTGGTTTTAAGTGCAAACTCTACGTCATAGTTCATTATTTTCAGCTAGATGGTGCTAGGGTAGTTTACAATAACGTTTTTAATTCGATTTGGTTAACGTTTTCAACATTTTACCAGCTATTTCTGGAGTATATATACGTTAAATGCTATTCTAATTCTTCCGAATGTCCGAAActttatgtagttttaaaatattaccatccACTTTAAGCCATTTTTCTCATTGTTTTTCTAGATTATTGAAAAAATCCAAATCAAAGTCACCGTTCAAAATATAATCAATCATCCCCATTAATCACCTTAAAGTAAAAAGTTTTCGGAATCGCTATAGATCTCTaaagtatgtatgtgtgtgtgtttcacACACCTATTCTCTTCtcttacatatttacaatatataaattgcaAGAACTAACCTGTgtgatgtaaattttgtttgtttaagctCCAAACTTTGAAGAGATTTCAGTGAGAGAAAGTACATTGATTAATACGTCTTCAGGTACTAAATTTCCTTGAGAGGAACATTGCTTCACTGTAAGTTTTTCAACATTCTTATTACATCTGAAATAAATGTGTTagtttttgattaattattaattctgtatatataattacgtatatatatatatatatatacagggtgattcatgaagtttctcctccccccacttctacagcacattgtactagtaaaaataatgaaaaaatgttatatataaacataggtccgaaaaacgcttcgttagcgagttacagctagcgaaagatttcgcctgaattcctgggtaaagagtaaaataaagcaatactgaactttttggaaaggttaattaagtaagaaatatcgtggattattatgtatttttacctgataaagctaataaaataggtttcagaactgtacctgtagcaGTTTtcgagggattcagggttaaatgcaaaaaaatggggcacgaaacaatgtttttttaaggtttgatgtacaataactttgttaaatgggtaataaatacataaaaatcaacaaacattaattgtagaggatttaattctgagaaacttgatataatcaaagtctaaaataaaaaccgaaataagtactaaaaaatcgattttattcagtataatacattactagctgtaaagaaataccgtacggtatttagttaaaataaagcaaaaacaaaatgtttgttccttaatgatgagataaattgagaaaacaagatttactgttaaataaatttgtttgtaaataaaaatatcatgttttattacgttgtattttttttaataaaaattttacatcaaatgttcgaaaataaatgaagcaaacatttttcccattattgtttactaatcatcgaaatgcagattttttattttattaatttctaagtttggtaacgcacgaataaacAGCTGATCAATAATGGTATtttgtactgttacgttagaactgtgtattagtggtgtttttgcaagctacagcaggagatcgggttctgtgaatcgtgttattaaattcaattttttctgtgagttataattcgattgtttattcagcgaaaaaatgccctTACTTATTTACaccagaggaatacgctgatatggtttttattttgggttactgtaatggtaatgctagagctgctgtagaagaatattaactacgttaccctaataggaggattccagataccaaaacaatttcaggaacttttcgtactcttcgggaaacaggatcactaccaagtactagaaccaattatgaacgagctgtccaacttgatgatgatattgttattaatgctgttcatcgcagtccaggtgtaagtacacgacgtatttctaggcggataggagtttcgcagtcaaacggtgtggaggtcaacttaatcgaaacaaattttatatccgtttcataaaccaacaaaaggttcaacatctacagctaggggatggtccgctttcgcttggagttttgcaactttttgaatattaataatcaactctacaagcgtattttgtttacggatgaggcacaattcactcgggatggtgtcaataaacttgcacaatgaacactcatgggcagaagaaaatccacatgaggtagtggaacagaactttcaacaccgatttagcgtcaatgtctggtgtggccttttgcacacaTCGGCTGATTGGAACTTTCATATTACCtaaaatgctgagttctatttgcatttccttcaagaagagatGCCgaagctgttagagaatgttcctttacatctcagacaaaaattttgtacttccagcatgacggagcacctccccacttttcacgtgccgtttctgcttacttaaatcatcaatttcctgaacactggattggtcgtggagggccttacccttggccaccaagatcaccagatctatctccattggattattgcatctggggatggatgaaagacattgtatacaagacaaaagtgaattctcgtgatgaattaattgcccgtattatggattcggctatgcagatacagggaagtcctgaaaaattaagaaacgcagcaaaagcaatacacaaacgtgctgcaaaatgtattgataatgatggcctcattttcgaacatctattataaaaaggtgcgtacggttggcccaacctgattaattttgcttaaaactactaatgtattatactgaataaaaatcgattattttttttggtacttatttctgttttattttagactttgattatatcaattttctcagaattaaattctctacaatttaatgtctgttgatgttatgtatttattaccaatttaacaaagttattgtacatcaaacttaaaaaaacattgtttcgtgccccaattttttttgcatttaaccctgaatccctcgaAAACtgctacaggtacagttctgaaacctattttattagctttatcaggtaaaaatacataagaatccacgatattttcttacttaattaacctttcgaaaagttcagtatggctttattttactctttacccaggaattcaggcgaaatctttcgctagctgtaactcgctaacgaagcgtttttcggacctatgtttatataaaaatttttcattattttttactagtacaatgtgctgtagaagtggggggagaacttcatgaatcaccctgtatatatacacacactaaAGATATAGAATTACCTTCACTACGCCCTTATAGAATTACagtcttaaaagtaaaaaatctaataatatttctaaaaagccaatcttataatttttaatttaaattataggaTAACTAATTATGAGGTTGTGATTTTCAAGGTACAGTTCCAATGCCATAGTAACACCAAACTCTGCACCTTAACTTCCATTCTGGACAGTCACGGCATGCAACAGAAAATTAAGGGTGTGGAGACTCCTTTTctcaaattgtttgtttttttaatggtttattgcaacaaaaatttcttcaatatttctaaacttaTATACAGGAAAAATCTAATGGCATTAAATATTGACAAGTTTAAGTAAGAATTCTTGTGTTATTGGTTATTTCTTTCACTCGCACTTCACTAAATATTCAATTAGTTGAAAACGTACGTATGACTTAAATgtgttaaagttaaaaatgtaattacctGCAAATTTCTCTCAAAACTGGAACTACATCATCAACTGATACCAAGTTCACAGATTTTAGTTGTGGAGCATTGTGTAACATGAAGCAAATATCCTTCGATGAAATTAGTTTTCCTTCAAAACTTACGTCTCTGCATAATAAAGAACGCGATGATACACGTTTCCACTTTTCACAAACTAAAGGTATGTTGTTGCACAAATCTTTATCATCcacataagaaaatattttagtcaGCACTTCAGAAGAAATAGACTGTATATTATTGGACTTTCTCATAGTAACATTTTGGTATAAGAATTGGAGACGGTTAGAACTCCCGCAAATGGATCTTAGAGAAGTTTGTTTTACAGTAAATGTCACGCTAACAAAAATTGCATTCAAACTAGACTGATTTTTCTTTTAGCATAGCtggtttaagaaaataaattatgtagctgtaattaacagctggagCTCCCGAAAAACTCGTTTAAGAGGTGAAATCGTTGATGCATTTTctccattattaattatttgtttagtttttgtgtatacaatctaacaaatattttttaaattaagttttatggcGATGGGTGCATATATGAAAATAAGTGAGGAAAATAACTGACAAATGTACATAAGGGATACCACTGCCGTCTTGAGATTGCCACACGTGTGAGCATAGAGCAAAGCCTTTGTGGAACAATTTGTTGTACTATTTTCACTTTCAGTAAGAATAGATCATCTCAAATCCTATTAAAAAccttttggtactttgggattataccgaccacacccagacatgaatcgttatttcacatttcgtttctactgattactagattagcgtagaacaatatttcgtcaatataaaacaggaattgtcttatcgcaaacccctccccatcctcagacagaggtcaaagtcgagcgtctagtagataacgtgatttgcagtctcgccgcccgtttcagctggtgcatcgctttgttgtacttccgtgttttacctctacatttctccaaacacaaaaattcaacaaaaacaatcatttaccaaactaaactctttattaaaaaaacactaaaaacttgtttttattcttgatcacattccgccacccaaaatgcgagtgcctccggccatcagcgcgggcattgacagcaccttcggtgctgccccgcgctgatgtcgacgaaagaaaaacatccctcgagatagtacctatcagtaaaatatcaaattctagaggggctaatcagaaatataaattgaattgtaatggaaaggcaattatgtaccgtgcaaatcacgtgatgccgcgcggcctgccgtaatcaggattctcgagaaagataagataacagcgatcacaatacctggaaatgcttgtaagtttgtaattttgtaattgaagagttgttttttcgttctatcatgtttgtttctataaatttctatttttgtgttcttcatactagtgtggtcggtataatcccaaagtaccaaccttttttattatcttttaagcTTCAGCTTAATTTATGTAGACTTCGATATACACTGGTATATTCTCAAAGTGCACACACTGTTTCGTGCCTATATATTATTGGCCTTCCCCGgtatttgaacccgtgatctctcagttaaaGAGCCGAGACTACAACCATTAGcctacggaggaggacaatatAACGTTTATGGTAGATAGGGGACGATTCTCGATTAGTTACCGACTGAGTGGGATAAAAAATTGGTTAAGACCTTTATTGCTTCTCTAACATCCATTCTTACAGAATTATTAGAAAAACcgttattaattatagtttttgctAGATTCAAACAAACCAACCTCTAAAGATATTCCTACTTCATATTCAGGTAAAAGTAATGCATGTTATACCCGGAAAAGTAGTTACTTCTTACAATATATGGCCCTGCAATGTATGTCTGAAAtaagatattaatatataatagattTGAAGTCTGTATCGATGTTTGGAAATCACTATACTACTTCAAATATCTCTTTAGGCAATCTAAAAGATGTTCCAATGAGAAcataaaatatgcttttattcAATGAATGTATGACGGGAGATAAGGAAAACATCCAAAACAATGATCCTTAGGAGTTGAGATAGGTGGTCTTAAAGCTTGTTCCGTGGTTTGAGGCCGTTTACAATCGATGGCTGTAAAGCGCATCGCGGACGGTTCAATAGATTAGAACTAGTCAGCGTAGAAGAgctacaaaacaaagaaaaagaaaacagaaGGAGTGGATGGTGACAGTGTCCCCTTTAAAAACCACTATGACCTTCCTTCGTTTCCTCCTTGCTTCGTAGTTGACGGACCAGCGGCAGGAACCGCATCCGTTGTCTATGAAGGGAACTAAGTTATGTAATGAGGCTTTCTTCATCGAGCCTTTGGAAAGAAAGGACTTTCTCTCGGgcttattttgagttagagggtaaaatttaccgtcaagatgaggggatgttaatgggttctccactgtctcctattttcgccaatatctttatggaggaatttgagcgaaaagctttggcttcagctcagttcaaaccgaagatttggtggaggtatgtggatgatttgttattttttctcatggagacattgaattaaataattgtttgaatcacattaatagtatttctccttccatccgcctcaaaatggaagtggaagtccaaaacaagcttccctttttggatgtgtggtgtattaagagatagggatgttcttaagacaactgtttttcgaaagataacacagacaggaaaatatttaaattatcaatccaaccatcaaaaaatctgccaaagaaggagtagcctactcgttgtttgatagagcaaagagattgtgctcagataaagatggataaagataagaggaatttaagaaagttgaatcggatctcagaagcaatggataccctcaattagtaataaataagtgcaaacgaaccagaagaatcattcctgagtcagaaaaaacagaattgtgataaatttgcgtttatgtcaatcccttatggtgccaggattatcggagaaaattagaagagtaggtagaaagtacaacattagaaccgcgttttaaaaacacacaacacccTTAGACAAaatctcgtaaaaacaaaaccaaa is part of the Homalodisca vitripennis isolate AUS2020 unplaced genomic scaffold, UT_GWSS_2.1 ScUCBcl_1477;HRSCAF=5155, whole genome shotgun sequence genome and encodes:
- the LOC124371489 gene encoding uncharacterized protein LOC124371489, whose protein sequence is MRKSNNIQSISSEVLTKIFSYVDDKDLCNNIPLVCEKWKRVSSRSLLCRDVSFEGKLISSKDICFMLHNAPQLKSVNLVSVDDVVPVLREICRCNKNVEKLTVKQCSSQGNLVPEDVLINVLSLTEISSKFGA